A region from the Ictalurus punctatus breed USDA103 chromosome 25, Coco_2.0, whole genome shotgun sequence genome encodes:
- the si:dkeyp-114g9.1 gene encoding uncharacterized protein si:dkeyp-114g9.1: MAYRDATLESELLERFSCLSVSKEESMTKNELHDSDINPGLLYLSDEVLIVILNHLEPVSLLRLGSTCCRLFRVCSCDTLWTRHFRDSFGVGLPNITTAGYTAKTAFRLVFMWRALFRNIHCNRSLQEKLFAEVPFPPHVYWTQWLVMEERVPLPAAQLSCADVEKLWGMPGELFTEKLQEKPEGDETLRIEWRELYSLAVNHHGSTAILFHYVLKQHQSSDHSELESMYRQYTQCRFQWLFTYWLFRQPTPLNRQIRAIYLQWRKHSKKKVSTWGETVCDVRYLASLHPITSDYWRGKLARGDENIGIHTVGNYFSMCKSLVAWILGRDWGRLKRRKVYEDTLEGVYLLLKREVQERLVEHERFWQVAKVQLSRVCTLEETAVNYVNWKMLETLPYYKLYLVSGNGVYLQHVQGFLSRKRMLHDWIYLEDNTWLRELLPDELFTRLEFDTKISQESLHGSSAIAQLSRLIWLYLHSGEQLYMEGVKQTVLQYVHARLDISTSLWQPVLRPVAP; this comes from the exons ATGGCCTACCGCGACGCGACCCTGGAGAGTGAGCTGCTGGAGCGGTTCTCCTGTTTATCTGTTAGCAAGGAGGAAAGTATGACTAAAAATGAGCTCCATGACTCGGATATAAACCCAggtttgttatatttaagtgacGAGGTgcttattgtcattttaaatcaCTTGGAGCCGGTTTCTTTGCTGAGGCTCGGCAGCACCTGCTGCAGGTTGTTCCGGGTTTGCTCCTGTGACACGCTGTGGACGCGTCACTTCCGG gacTCGTTTGGGGTAGGCCTGCCGAACATCACCACAGCCGGTTACACCGCCAAAACCGCCTTTCGTTTAGTGTTCATGTGGAGAGCCCTTTTCCGAAACATCCACTGTAACCGGTCCCTTCAGGAGAAGCTGTTTGCTGAAGTGCCGTTCCCTCCCCATGTGTACTGGACGCAGTGGCTTGTAATGGAGGAGCGAGTGCCTTTACCTGCCGCACAGCTATCGTGTGCTGATGTGGAGAAGCTGTGGGGGATGCCGGGAGAGCTGTTCACCGAGAAACTTCAAG agaaaCCAGAAGGCGATGAGACCCTCAGGATAGAATGGAGGGAGTTGTACAGCCTCGCTGTCAATCATCATGGAAGTACAGCAATACTCTTTCACTACGTTCTTAAGCAGCACCAAAGCAGTG ACCATTCTGAACTGGAGTCGATGTACCGCCAGTACACCCAGTGCAGGTTCCAGTGGCTGTTCACTTACTGGCTCTTTCGCCAGCCGACCCCGCTAAACCGCCAGATCAGAGCCATCTACCTGCAGTGGAGGAAGCATAGTAAGAAGAAGGTTTCCACGTGGGGAGAAACGGTGTGTGACGTGAGATACCTGGCCTCCCTCCATCCAATCACCAGCGACTACTGGAGGGGCAAACTAGCTCGGGGAGATGAAAACATCG GGATTCATACAGTGGGAAACTACTTCTCCATGTGCAAGTCACTAGTGGCCTGGATCCTCGGCCGTGACTGGGGCAGACTGAAACGCAGAAAG GTTTACGAGGACACTCTGGAAGGCGTGTACCTGCTGCTGAAGAGAGAGGTGCAGGAGAGGCTGGTGGAACACGAGAGGTTCTGGCAGGTGGCCAAAGTGCAGCTGAGCCGAGTATGCACTCTGGAGGAGACGGCTGTGAACTACGTCAACTGGAAGATGCTCGAGACGCTTCCCTATTACAA GCTGTATTTGGTGTCGGGAAACGGCGTGTACCTGCAGCATGTGCAGGGTTTCCTGAGCAGGAAGAGGATGCTTCATGACTGGATCTACCTGGAGGACAACACCTGGCTCAGAGAGCTGCTCCCTGATGAGCTCTTCACACGGCTGGAGTTTGACACCAAGATCTCTCAAG AAAGTTTACACGGCTCGTCTGCGATCGCTCAGCTCAGTCGGCTCATCTGGCTGTACCTGCACTCAGGTGAGCAGCTCTACATGGAGGGAGTGAAACAGACGGTGCTGCAGTACGTTCACGCACGACTGGACATCAGCACCAGCCTCTGGCAGCCTGTCCTCAGGCCTGTCGCTCCATGA